Within the Musa acuminata AAA Group cultivar baxijiao chromosome BXJ2-9, Cavendish_Baxijiao_AAA, whole genome shotgun sequence genome, the region aatattatttttttggatCATTATATTAAgttgtctaaggctctctatagttcaaaataagccccaagggcttggtatgaaagacttagttcctttctaattaagaatatttttttaaaaaaataaggttgataccatattatttattaaatattttaaaaataattttcttatagttcaaatttatgttgatgatattatttttagttctacaaatgagtctttttgtgaatattttgctaaaagtatgagccaagaatttgaaataagcttaataggtgaattaacttttttctcaggattacaaattaagtaactaagtaataaaatttttatgagttaaactaaatatattttagatctattaaaatggtttaatatgaatagttcTAAGGCTATTAACACACCAATGAGTACTTCCACAAAGCTAGATATGGACCACgatggagaaaattttgatcaaaacacttataggagtatgatagatagtttactatattTCATCGTAATTAGACCggacattatgtttagtgttggattaTATAATAGacttcaatctaatcccaagcaatttcacctaaaagctattaaaagaatttttagatacctaaaaggaactcttaaTCCACGATTATGatattcaaaatctaaaaactttgaattagttGCTTATATCGATGCAGATTTTGTTGGATATAGAGTAGATAGATAAAACACATCagaaacatgtcaactcttaggttacGTACTTATCTCttgatcttccaagaaataaaactcgattaTATTATCTATAACTGAAGCTAAGTATACAACAGCAAGTGCATAttatgctcaagttatatggataaaaaatatattaaaatattatagaattcacttgaaaaacattcctataaaatgtgataacactagtgcaatatgtttaacaaaaaatctcattcaacactctagaactaaatatattgacattaggcatcattttattagatatcatgttaataaccgtaatatatctttagaatttattaatacaaaatatcaattagttgatatttttataaaacctttaaatgataaacaatttgattttattacaagagaattatgcatgttaaatcttccaaatgcataagttccttttatatatttttcggatctCTCAGTTCTTTTTTTGAAATTGAGTtttcattttatcgagattatttcctatcaccttcttgaagttttattcatagattttttatccttcatttgatgattttttcttatgaattcttcctctctctctactCACGAaagaagagttttttttttattcatggacttttggtatacttgatcttttatgcgatGATGATTTCCTATGAATCTTTCTTCTTTCTATTtataagaatagggatttgattcatgagtttttagtatgcacattttgatcttttatgtgatgaatcctttctctatgcgaaagtagaagcttgattcataGACTTTTGGTTCTTGTAACTTGATTTTTGttatgatgaatgaattcctccctttttcttcttcctgttTTTCTTATAAGAAACTTGCTAGcatcttaagaaaagcaaaaatgctagcttgcacatctcaagaagaaccaaaaaagtGTTTGCATATATAAAGAGAAGTGCTCGCTTtcccatttcacaaatttgcttaACATCTAAAGTGGTTATCttgtaaagtttttgcttaacttctcattttacaaatttgctagcttgtataaatgGGTGTACAACTTACTTgcatagtttaaaatacttgtataaattgttgaatgattttcctttttattgatgacaaatggggagaaataatgaatgtttggaatcataatattgtatttggtatcatgcatgaagtgataaatagttaaaaaatactttagtacAATGtatattatgcctaaaatgattgaaaatatgaatgctttgatATCGTGAatgttatgcctaaaatgattgaaaatatgaatgctttgatATCGTGTATGCTATGcctaaaatgattgaaaatatgaatactttggtatcatgaatgttatgcctaaaatgatattaattttgctatcatgcatgaagtgatgaatgctttagtatcatataggttatgcccaaagtaatgttgatttgttttgaagtgatgaaattgtgtatgttatactttgatgacttggAACTATGATGGcacacaatgtatgaaattttgcatTGAtagaaattgtttcacttgaattcaaaggttataattctttttgaattcaagtttaccttatctcaatatgatatatagatagggggagttaaggttaactccgtcatcaattagttgtcatcataaaaaatagggagattgttgaatctcggattttgatgataaaatcaattgataaattaataatctaatccatatattgagataagtgatataggattaactacgatcgtgacataaacaaaatgattaaagaaaaaatctaatgttgggccggagtcaatgatcgAGCACCAGGCCAAATGAATTGGGTgatacaccgaaggattggatgatGCAGTGAAAACTCACtaggagttcaccgaaagatcatcaaaagtttgtcgggagtttgccagaagttcacTGAGAGTACGGTTGAACAACTGACGTGCCGGACAATATAAATTCcttgtatcataattgttttagccttaactatcatagttaggattttaatttgagttagctttgggagaaatcctactaactcaattaggggccaattgggccctaaacaAGAATGAATTAGGCTGGTTAGATGGTCCATTcaaccacttggagccacgttAGGCGATGATACTGCCTAGACTAAGCGATGGAACCACTAGAGGCTCGACCTCCCAAGTGGTATGGGCAGTGGTATCGTTGGTAGTTAATActaccaagcagtggtaccgccatatcacgtgatggtaccaccctattAGGTAGTGATATTGCTAGGACCCGATCTCCGAGGCTCTGTTAAGTGATCGTACCACTCAGTGACAATCTATAGGCTGTGGTACTACCCAGTattggcgatggtaccgtcaataccccgaaaactcgggatgagacactttttactctatttttgaagccattggggcctataaatatctcactctttcctgtatgaaagagtacgaaaagtgtgaacaaaagtcttaaaTTTTGGTTATAAAACCGTTAaaaaagtactaagtgtcctcctcctcattctttagctttgtgatcaatctaagagaggtgtgaggcttgaaaaggttgtctcctaaacctgtaaaaaaggagaaagtgttgtaagatggtggttggtctttgtccattgaaggaagatgatagtagatgccagtggcctcaacggaggaggaattgggagtggacgtaggttacaatgactgaaccactataaaattggtgtgcactttcttgttgctcttcattactgttgttttctgccttaattgcttatcactcttattTTAAGGCAAGCATATTTTCAATATCTTTTTTGATACGTTTTTATTAAGTTGAAAGTTTTGAATCAACTTAATTTTTACGATAACACTAAtatacctcccctcttagtgtcattcataATCCTAAGAGATAGGACCTCTAGGGACTAAACAAGCATGATTATATGATGTGTGACATGACAGACATGAACACAAACATGATCGTGACATaagcaaaatgattaaagaagaatttaATGTTGGGTCAGAGTCAATGATCGAGCATCAGACAAATGAATCGGGTGATACACGGAAGGATTGGACAATACAGTGAAAGCTCgccgggagttcgtcgaaagatcatcGAAATTTCAtcgggagtttgctggaagttcaccgagaattcggttgaacaattgacatgccggacaacatatatTCCTTGTatcgtaattgttttagccttaactattgtAGTTagtactttaatttgagttagctttgggagaaatcatactaactcaattaggggccaattgtgcTCTAAACAAagttgaattgggccggttggatggtccattcagccacttggagtcatgtcaggcgatggcaccacccagactaggcgatggaacCACTTAAGTGATCTAGGCGATAGTACAACCGGTAGTTAAtactgccaagtggtggtaccaccctgtcaCACGATGGTATCACCCTATCATGTAGTGATATTGTcagagcccaatctccgaggATCTGTTAAGTGATCATAGCGCCCAGTGTCAAtctgtaggtagtggtaccgtcaatAACCCGAAAacttaggatgagacacttttttgctctatttttgaagccattggggcttataaatatctcactctttcCTGAATGAAAGAGCATAAAAAAGTGTTAACAAAAGTCTTAAAATTTTGGTTATAAAAGTGTTAaaaaagtactaagtgtcctcATCCTCATTCTTTAGCTTtatgatcaatctaagagaggtgtgaggcttgtaaaagattgtctcctaaacctgtaaaaagaagaaagtgttgtaagagagtggttggtcttcgcccattgaaggaagaccgatagtagatgccaatggcctcaacaaaggagaaatcaggagtggacgtaggtcatgatgactgaaccactataaaattggtgtgcactttattgttgctcttcattactgTTATTTTTTGccttaattgcttatcactcttattttaagtcaagcacactttcaataGTTTTTCTGATGCATTTCTATTGAGCTAAAAGTTTTGAATCAACTTAATTTTTACGataacactaattcacctcccctcttagtatcaTTCATGATCCTAAGAGACATAACCTCTAGGGACTAAACAGGCATGATTACACGATGTGTGACATGATTGGACATGGACATGAACATGATCGTGACATaagcaaaatgattaaagaagaatctaaTATTGGGTCAGAGTCAatgatcgagcatcgggccaaatgaATCGGGTgatacaccgaaggattggacgatatagtgaaagctcgtcgggagtttgtcgagagtttgttggaagtttaccgagagttcggttgaatAATTGACGTGCCAGATAACATAGATTCCTTGTatcgtaattgttttagcctaactatcatagttagaactttaatttgagttagcgttgggagaaatcctattaacttaataaagggccaactaggccctaaacaggactgaattgggccagTTGGATGGTCCATTCAGTCACTTGGAGCCATGTTAAGCGATGGCATCGCCCTGACTAGacgatggaaccgcttgaggctcgacctcccaggtggtctggttggtggtaccaccggtagttaatactaccaagcagtggtaccgccctatcacacgatggtaccaccctatcaagcaGTGATACTACCAGAGCCTGATCTTCGAAGCTCTATTAAGCGATCATACTGCCTAGTTTTAATatgtaggcggtggtattgctcagtattagtggtggtaccaccaataccctagaaactcgagatgagataattttttgctccatttttaaagccattggggcctataaatatcccactcttttctgcatgaaagagcacgaaaagTATAAACAAAAGTTATGAAATTTTGGTTGTAAAATTGTTGAAAAAGTACTAAGTGCCCTCCTCATCATTCTTTAGGTTTGTGATcaatttaagagaggtgtgaggcttgtaaaaggttgttttCTAAACCTATAAAATGGaggaagtgttgtaagagggtgattgattttcgcccattgaaggaagactgataatggatatcggtggcctcaacggaggaggaatcgagagtggacataggtcacgatgatcgaaccactataaaattgatgtgcactttcttgttgctcttTATTACTGTTGTTTTCTACCTTAACTGCTTATCACTCTTATTTAAATCAAGCACACTTTCAAAATCTTTTCCGATATGTTTTTATTGAGTCGGAAGTTTCGAATCGACTTAATTTTTGCAataacactaattcacctctcttagtgtcattcatgaTCCTAAAAGATAAAACCTCTAGGAACTAAACTGGCATGATTACATGATGTGTGACATGATGGACATGGACACGGACACGGACACGGACATGGGACATGGATACGTGATAGTAATTGAAATATTACAGTTCCTCTCTTATCCTCCCTAtttctaatccatcaatctaagtggttatgtagaaagatagaaagagaagagaaggaaagtcTAGTTCTCATTGCAAATCGACAGTGATTTTTGGATCCAAAGATGGTTCCCCTACAAATATGATAAAGTTCTTTCCAAATGATATCGAAATGTACGTGTCATAAATCCtatctattgttatttgatttcaatcgtaACATTAAAGTATTTTGCTAgagtatattattaattttatgctGACATTTGAAAGTTTATTATGTATATTttggataataaaaatatttattcgatTATGATGTGATATACTTACTTACCAAGTTAAGACTTTAACAATTATATTACATATTTTTATACCTAAAATATttgaatattaaatatttaaaataatatcgtCGAATCATTTATTGAAGTTTaagattttgaaaccttattagaAAGATGCTAGCTATTATAAGTACATAAAaacttattataaaaaattattagattGGCAAAACAGTACGTCGCTCCTCTTAGTCACAAGAGTTATTTTTTTACTGTTCTTGCAGTATGTATACGAGTCccacattaaaatattaatttggtaAGAGGCTTCAAAATTTATAGAGAGATTTGAATTGCTATCATTCGTTATTGTTGATGTTCCCTAAATCTTCTTTTTCCTTGAAATTTGAGTCTTTAAAAACAATCAAAAGATGAACCCTGCTCTAATATTAAATGATTAAAACTGTTAGATTTACAAGACTAATATAttagatttgattttttttaaaaaataaataaaatacataATTATGTAATTATTCTCATTCAATCTAAAATTACAATCAtcttcttattattttattttataattccaCATACTGTAAAGCCCTCATACTTCATTATTTTCTATACTACCCCTAAGAACATATTGATATAATATCAATAGAATCCATCAAACATGAATTGGAGTTGCAATTTTGACGCAGAATGATCATGGCCAATCGTCGACGATCCGATCCAAGCTCCACCATATCATCTTCTCATCATCTCCGTAATGATGGCCTACCCCAAAGCATTTAGGGACTTGTCCTTCCCAATTTATGGTAGACAAGGGAATAAACCTGCCCGTTCTTGCACCCACCTCTACCCATGCCCATATCGCGTATCTAACCACAGGAAAGGGTGGCGAGGTCTTCTCATCCCTGGGCCACCACCATGCTGTGCTCCGTAGGCTTGGTGCGATGGCGGTGGAGGAGGGCGCGGGTCGCCGACGAGAGCGCCCTCGATAACAAGCGCCGTGGGGATCGACGTCGTCGCGGCGTGTTCGGCAGGCCCTCGGCGACGCTGTCCTTCGTGCGATTTCGACTTCACTTCATGTCATGCCTCGCCAGCGATCAAGCCGAGGGGGGCGAGGAGGCCGGAGATGGTAGAAATCCTTGTCTCTGATCTTGTTGTGCCACATGCTTTCTACGTATAGATACATTGGGAATGAAGCGAAAGATGACGCCACCACCAcaacatttcttttcttttctggtgCCCGCGGCCGTGGTTGGGATAAATAAGTTGCTGCTGTGTTCCGCTCGCAGTCGTGTACGACTTCTGGACCAACCCAACCCAGTAAACTATGAACTCCACTGAGATTTGTTTGTATGCATGTTTCCTACACTGCAATCGCCAAAATATATTCTGGTTTGCGATAACGAAACCTAATGACATGtgtttgatctctctctctctctctctctctctctctcttaagggAACCAAGACGGGTTTCTACCAAGAACAGATCAAACGATGGAGGTAATGAAttttatcgtaaaaaaaaaaaatgttttggtTGATTCTTTTTAAGATTCGTAAGCAAGAAAATGCTGCCCGCTTTACATCACACATCTTAGCCATGCATGCAACAGACACGAAAGCGAAATGTTCCGACAGCACAAGGGTTAGTTCTGCCAGTACGACTTGGTTTGAAGGGCAAAGTTACATTGCAATGTAATATCTGGACCAGATAGAAAAGTAAACCATGATTGCCTGAGGGAAACAGGAGTTATGACCTCcatataaagactcatttgaCATTTCTTTTTCTaacaccatctctctctctctctctctctctctcttaaaattCCAACAATTTCCATGAAAAAGGAACCTCCCAAGTCTACGAAAACAAAGCTCATCACAAACATTCCAAATGCTCTATACTTCAATGAAATGAATACAAATTAATTTCTCTAGAAAAAGGACCAGCTTTCCATCCAAAAATATAAGATCAAAGGAAACCAAAGGGTTTGAGTTAGAAAAAGGATCCAAACGGAAAACCAGAAACAAATCTGCTCCAAAGTGTTTGGCAAGGCAAGATTGTAGAAAAGGGAAAAAGCAACATCATGAAAATACAATTATTCCTTCTTATCCTGATTAAATAAAACAAAATGCATTGCATATTCATCGTGCTTAAAACCTTCACAAATCATCAAGTGACAACCCAAAAACTTAATGCCATGGTACTCACCCACCATTAGGATGCAATAAGATAACCACATGAAGCTACACCACTCCATTAACATTATCTTTGTATGCATATACAAGTCATGTAATGTGACATCTACATACCATCATGGAAACTGCAAGAGGTACAGCAGCAGTTTGGACAGAAAAGGGCCCTCACAAAAGCCAATACTGTAATCCTGAATGTAAAAGTCTCATATAACATAATAATCCGAACTACTTAcctagaagaagaaaagaacagaTACTAAGAGTCGATATATATTAGTCATTCTCTAATCTCGCAATGTACTCGTCATAGAACTTTCCTGCTCGTTCCAGTTCTCCCAGCTCAGTATAACAGTCAGCTATGGCACCATAAGCTTCAGTGATGCCAGAATCCTCTCCTGCCTTCTTGGATATATCCAAAACCATCGAGTGATACTTAATGGCTTCCCTGTACTTACCTTGCCTCTGAAGTGATGCACCTGAAAGCACCAACATAGAGTTAGTTGGGTAGTGGAAACTGGAACTCTTCAAGATGAGAGACACCATAGTGGAAACTGGAACTATGGAAGGTACTTGTGATCCAAAGTTCCAAGTTTCCACCATCCTCATGATGATGATTTCTTAAACTAGCAAGATTTCTTTCTTCATTAGTGATAACAAACGTTAAAACAATAATCAGCTGCCTCAGTTGTATGCTTTTCATGATTAATTCATAAAGTCCCCATTCTGAATGATATCTGCTGCTGTTTCTTACCACCGTGTTCAAATTTCCAGTTTCTCCCTGCTTTGGACAAGCTTGGCGAGACATACCATCATCATCCCTTGACTTGCTCTGAGCATAACAATGAGCCATGTCCAAGAATATACTTTTATGTCAAGTAGTGAATAGAATGTTTATAACCTTAAGCCAGTCAGCATACAGTGAGGTAGGCAACCAAAAAGCTGTATTCAATCGAACACAACCAAAGTTGTCTCCAGAAGAAAATGGACACCTGACCATAAAGATACTACTGAAAAAATCCACATGGTGCATGGTTAACTCTGTATGACAACAACAGTTAGATGAAACGATGGCAACGGCTGGACTAAATCATGACAAGGCTTAAACAGGTAAGATTCATTATAAGCATGGTGCTGTGCCAACAAACAGAAATGTGAAACTGCATCAGTCAGAATTATATAAAGATTAAGTTAGAAAGGTATATTGATAATCACTATGAATAAATGATGGCAGTGGTTAGGATTAGATGAAGTAACAAGATTGTGAACACCCTGAGTTTCTCTTTTCCCAAAGCAGAAAGCAACAAGAGCTATTATCAAAAGATTGATGTGGTGCTCTAGTTCTTTTGCTTTGGTACTCTGATATTCTATCAGTCAAGCAGCCCTTAGTTTTAGTATATATAACAACAAAACCCCCTTATTTCCAATGCTCATAATAAGTTGAGGCTTTTTTGTCACTTGTTTGAAATTTTGCTAACTCTAAATTGCCATAATCAGTtctgaattatataaaaattcatcTTTCTGTTATGATAGATTCCCAGTGTTTCTATACTGCTATTTCTAGAACTTAAGAAATTCAGCAGCCAGAAAGCCTACCCAATCCTCGTGCTGCCTTCTTCGCCTCAACATGATCACCCAAAGCCTGTGCAAGCTCCAGAGCAGCCTTGAACTCTTCAAATGCCTTTTCCAGGTTTTGATTTCGTAGATAGTTCTTCCCAGTTCTCAACCTTGTAATTAGGTGCTCCTTTCTAGGATCAACAACAACTTCCAATTCTTCCAACCTACTACCAACTGGTGCATAGCTCAAGTTTGGAGCATAAGACTCTATCTTTGCTTGCCTTCTTAGTGCTGCATTAATCTGGCGCAGCTGATCATTCAACCTCTTCAGCTCCCCTCTTCTTTGACGTGCAAGCAATCCTACAAAATTAAATGTCCACTTAAcagaaaaaaaatagtggactggCAAGGACTACCTTAATTTTAGTAGTTTTCATGTATACCCAACTTATAAAAAGAAAATCTTTCCAACTTGACTGGCACAAAATCCATTAGGTAAGAAGGAATGGTTGTCATTATATATACAGCTTGATTGAAACAACTAAACAAGGAGCACTAATTGTAGCATGGATATACAACCATGCCTAAAATCATTAAGTTAACAGAATCAACAAACACATGGAAATAAATAAAACCCATACAATCATTTGAAGTATATTACTTTGGTAACATGCTTAGCATTAAATGAGCTGAAATCAAGCATAAAGCCATAAGAAGTGCTATTGGATTTTTAAGTAAACCAAAATTTCACAAAGGACCATCGTAAACAACACAGAAAAGATAACTCAGATACATGCTAGGTTgaggataaaaaagaaaaaaaagactacAAAGACAATTCAAAGCAGCATTGCCTTGGTAGTTCCTACAGCCAAGATAAATGGTCTACAAACCAACAGTCAAGCATACTATCAAGCACGATACAAACACCTTTTCTTTTTTCACAAAATGCATATTACATGTACCTTTACGGAAGTATGCAAGTCTTCTGGGTTGTTGTATTATAACCCATCAACTATCTACTTATTCTTTAATATACtgtgattttataaaaataagttgGCAATTAAAGAAAATCCTAATGAACATGCAGAAAACTTAGAAACTTCACAAAGCGTACAGCCATGTACCTACTTACCCCCCACAGTTGCCCCAATCATTGCTATTGCAAATAGTAGAGGCATATTGAAAACTGAGTTATCAGCTTCACATGTTTCTGCTAGAACTTCAGGAGGCAGAATGATCCCCAACATACTTACAATTGTTAATGCTTTTGAAAAGCTGAATGACGTGATTCTCTACACAAGCCATATAAAGCATGTAAAAGATCAATATTACCTCATGAAGATATTTGGTAAGAAAAATGACCAGAAATGTAAGCATATTTATGCTGAATCATATATTCGCAATATACATTTCCCCCGAACAAAAATATTGCAAACAAAATACACACGTTCAAGATGGACAATTAAGTTTGACATTTGGAAGATGAAAGATGTCCAACACTAATTGACAACGagtagaaaaggaaagaaaacttgctCAAAaggtttattatattaaataaattccTTTCTCCGATTGAAATAATCATGTTTGACATTTTGAAGCATTGCCATTCAGGAATGCATTTAGACATCCACGATTGACTGACAAGCACTGGATGTGGACCATGGGGTGGAGTAGACCCTATTTTGTTCATTTCTTCTAGTCAAGCATTGGCAAATCAGGCAGTAACTTGTCATAATTCCAAAACTGATCCTTCCCAGATGAGAAGATTTGAAGCTAAATAACTAATTAGATAACTGTTAAAGTTCAAAAATAAGCAAGGCCAATTGCAAGTTCTACCATAACATTATATCAAAACCATTTATACACCAAGGACG harbors:
- the LOC135623354 gene encoding protein FLUORESCENT IN BLUE LIGHT, chloroplastic-like isoform X2, which produces MAVLLHCFPSPPRAKPGDSPRPVSGRSLTCEWIPLLSTMEPKMQVLLTSHQLLCEKYAILSGFQDLIVSYMSDHQRITSFSFSKALTIVSMLGIILPPEVLAETCEADNSVFNMPLLFAIAMIGATVGGLLARQRRGELKRLNDQLRQINAALRRQAKIESYAPNLSYAPVGSRLEELEVVVDPRKEHLITRLRTGKNYLRNQNLEKAFEEFKAALELAQALGDHVEAKKAARGLGASLQRQGKYREAIKYHSMVLDISKKAGEDSGITEAYGAIADCYTELGELERAGKFYDEYIARLEND
- the LOC135623354 gene encoding protein FLUORESCENT IN BLUE LIGHT, chloroplastic-like isoform X1, which translates into the protein MAVLLHCFPSPPRAKPGDSPRPVSGRSLTCEWIPLLSTMEPKMQVLLTSHQLLCEKCKISPSSGLTVSKRDAQMTIFKEICYADAILSGFQDLIVSYMSDHQRITSFSFSKALTIVSMLGIILPPEVLAETCEADNSVFNMPLLFAIAMIGATVGGLLARQRRGELKRLNDQLRQINAALRRQAKIESYAPNLSYAPVGSRLEELEVVVDPRKEHLITRLRTGKNYLRNQNLEKAFEEFKAALELAQALGDHVEAKKAARGLGASLQRQGKYREAIKYHSMVLDISKKAGEDSGITEAYGAIADCYTELGELERAGKFYDEYIARLEND